One part of the Halostagnicola larsenii XH-48 genome encodes these proteins:
- a CDS encoding malate dehydrogenase translates to MHVAIIGGASTIGSTVAYTLATKDPTMDISLVDKAPEPAWAHAMDITHSKYHGTDAPVDERTAASYGTVTGVGTDEMSSIDPDLVVLTAAAPRPDDAADRGVRKAELEANRAIADDVATQLQSIDPVPVVVLTNPIDRITYRLWTQLGWPREKFIGYSLSETARTAHAIADLQGVHPSRVSCPVMGEHGEGIVPIFSRARVGEASVSLTPEQESEVLEYVRDVPFEIASKRGAGETSRWVTSAGVAKVVRSMLSGETTSPGCLSTPLSGEYGFDDGCLSVPVSVDSTGVTAIHEWELADTEYERLVDAFESVRTDLETL, encoded by the coding sequence ATGCACGTTGCAATAATCGGTGGTGCGAGCACCATCGGCTCGACGGTTGCGTACACGCTGGCGACGAAGGATCCGACGATGGACATCTCCCTGGTCGACAAGGCGCCTGAGCCGGCCTGGGCACACGCGATGGACATCACGCATTCGAAGTATCACGGAACCGACGCTCCGGTCGACGAACGGACGGCTGCATCGTACGGAACGGTAACGGGGGTCGGAACTGACGAGATGTCGTCTATCGATCCGGATCTCGTCGTCCTCACCGCCGCGGCCCCGCGTCCGGACGACGCCGCTGACCGGGGGGTCCGCAAAGCGGAACTCGAGGCCAACCGGGCAATCGCCGACGATGTCGCCACACAGCTTCAGTCGATCGATCCGGTTCCAGTGGTGGTTTTAACGAACCCGATCGACCGAATTACGTACAGGCTGTGGACCCAGCTGGGCTGGCCCCGCGAGAAGTTCATCGGTTACTCGCTCTCGGAGACGGCTCGTACGGCCCACGCCATCGCCGACCTGCAAGGCGTTCATCCGAGTCGCGTCTCCTGTCCCGTGATGGGTGAACACGGCGAGGGAATCGTCCCGATTTTCTCGAGGGCCCGCGTCGGCGAAGCGTCGGTTTCGTTGACCCCCGAACAAGAATCGGAGGTCCTCGAGTACGTTCGGGACGTCCCCTTCGAAATCGCCTCGAAGCGGGGAGCCGGCGAAACCTCGAGGTGGGTTACGAGCGCCGGCGTGGCGAAGGTAGTCCGCTCGATGCTCTCCGGGGAGACGACGTCGCCGGGTTGTCTCTCGACACCTCTCTCAGGCGAGTACGGGTTTGACGATGGCTGTCTCAGCGTTCCCGTTTCCGTCGATTCGACCGGTGTGACGGCGATTCACGAGTGGGAACTCGCCGACACGGAGTACGAGCGACTCGTCGACGCGTTCGAATCGGTTCGAACCGATCTCGAGACGCTGTGA
- a CDS encoding amidohydrolase family protein: protein MIDAAEHRVIDCDWHYQDSFTDIVEYMDEPWKTKYERSNWDAAGVKQNLSSFFPTSTGDRQAYGKIEREHSNYPDEAETPDRVREGMEFLDVDQSLQISHLALAMGGVQTDDERTQAFAKAHIEYMIDQVLDPEDGVYGLVPLPYSDIETSLEILDRVEDVPAIRGACFITAGANPPLGNRKYDPLYERCEEIGYPVVFHTGGSGLDDYVRAGYQEMLETHTLGFLESNMSQLVSVTCQGVPEKFPDLDIVFMESGVTYVPGLISRLEEEYLKRPEEAPLLEKRPSEYITDYYFGTQPLEVSASPDLLELCFDMLGTDRLLYASDYPHWDFDSPSTITDLPFISDEERKAILAGNAVEVFDL from the coding sequence ATGATCGACGCTGCGGAGCACCGGGTGATCGACTGCGACTGGCACTACCAGGACTCGTTTACGGATATCGTCGAGTACATGGACGAGCCCTGGAAGACGAAATACGAGCGAAGCAACTGGGACGCGGCGGGTGTCAAACAGAACCTGAGTTCGTTTTTCCCGACGTCGACTGGCGACCGACAAGCGTACGGGAAAATCGAACGCGAACACTCGAACTACCCGGACGAGGCCGAAACGCCCGACAGAGTTCGGGAAGGCATGGAGTTCCTCGATGTCGACCAGAGCCTCCAGATTTCGCACCTCGCACTCGCGATGGGCGGCGTCCAAACCGACGACGAGCGTACGCAGGCGTTTGCGAAGGCCCACATCGAGTACATGATCGATCAGGTCCTCGATCCAGAGGACGGCGTCTACGGGCTCGTTCCGCTTCCCTACAGCGACATCGAGACCTCTCTCGAGATTCTCGATCGAGTCGAGGACGTCCCCGCGATACGAGGGGCCTGTTTCATCACCGCTGGTGCGAACCCGCCCCTCGGAAACCGGAAGTACGATCCGCTGTACGAACGTTGCGAAGAGATCGGCTATCCGGTCGTCTTCCACACCGGCGGTTCCGGCCTGGACGATTACGTTCGTGCCGGCTATCAGGAAATGCTCGAGACCCACACGCTCGGCTTTCTCGAGTCGAACATGTCCCAGCTCGTCAGCGTTACCTGCCAGGGCGTCCCGGAAAAATTCCCGGATCTCGATATCGTGTTCATGGAATCGGGCGTCACGTACGTCCCCGGTCTGATCAGCCGACTCGAGGAGGAGTACCTGAAACGACCCGAGGAAGCACCGTTGCTCGAGAAGCGCCCAAGCGAGTACATCACCGACTACTACTTCGGGACCCAGCCGCTCGAGGTGTCGGCGAGCCCAGACCTCCTCGAGTTGTGTTTCGACATGCTGGGAACCGACAGGTTGTTGTACGCATCGGATTATCCCCACTGGGACTTCGATAGCCCGTCGACGATTACGGACCTCCCCTTCATATCCGACGAAGAGCGGAAGGCGATTCTGGCGGGCAACGCCGTGGAGGTGTTCGATCTATGA
- a CDS encoding Rieske (2Fe-2S) protein: protein MSEDGLVEVKAVESFADGDHELVDVRGVEVGVVRDEDEFYAFRNTCPHDGGPVCTGPVSRKLVGEFVGPGERVERSFSDEKIISCPWHGWSFDLETGENVADENIVLPSYDVVVENGIVYVDDGR, encoded by the coding sequence ATGAGCGAGGACGGACTGGTCGAGGTAAAGGCGGTCGAATCGTTCGCCGACGGTGACCACGAACTGGTCGACGTTCGCGGCGTCGAGGTCGGCGTCGTCCGGGACGAAGACGAGTTTTACGCGTTTCGAAACACCTGTCCACACGATGGCGGGCCGGTGTGTACGGGACCGGTCTCTCGAAAACTCGTCGGCGAATTCGTCGGCCCCGGTGAGCGCGTCGAGCGGTCGTTCAGCGACGAAAAGATCATCTCCTGTCCGTGGCACGGCTGGTCGTTCGACCTCGAGACGGGCGAAAACGTCGCCGACGAAAACATCGTGCTCCCGTCGTACGACGTGGTCGTCGAAAACGGCATCGTCTACGTCGACGACGGTCGGTGA
- a CDS encoding DUF3237 domain-containing protein, producing MGEENTDQEADPLVPTLEQVLELDIEVDDPIEIGETGDGSRRIIPIRGGTVSGRCDGTVLQAGADYQLYRTERATELVAKYAFETDEGSRVYVENEGIRHASPETSERIRDGRPVDPEDVYFQSVPTFETADPDLEWLTESVFVASGTRQPNGVKLRVYRVE from the coding sequence ATGGGAGAAGAGAACACGGACCAGGAAGCGGATCCACTCGTTCCGACGCTCGAGCAGGTGTTGGAACTCGACATCGAAGTCGACGACCCGATCGAAATAGGCGAGACAGGCGACGGAAGTCGACGTATCATTCCGATTCGCGGCGGGACCGTCTCCGGTCGGTGTGACGGAACGGTGTTGCAAGCGGGAGCTGACTACCAGCTGTATCGAACCGAGCGCGCAACCGAACTCGTTGCGAAGTACGCGTTCGAAACGGACGAGGGATCCCGCGTGTACGTCGAAAACGAGGGGATTCGTCACGCGTCTCCGGAAACGAGCGAGCGCATTCGCGACGGACGACCCGTCGACCCGGAAGACGTCTACTTTCAATCAGTGCCGACGTTCGAAACGGCCGACCCCGACCTCGAGTGGTTGACCGAGAGCGTGTTCGTCGCGTCGGGGACTCGCCAGCCGAACGGGGTGAAGTTGCGGGTGTACCGGGTCGAATAA
- a CDS encoding universal stress protein, whose product MAILCAVDGTQPHESVVSTADDLARAYDDELIVLHVMTKDRFESRGQDRTEYYVDDAAREAREMAREAAADVLDSTDRVVARGRVGDPTAEILEVADRVSARYLVLGGRKRSPVGKALFGSTTQSILLEATTPVVTVMDEE is encoded by the coding sequence ATGGCAATACTCTGTGCCGTCGATGGGACACAACCACACGAATCGGTCGTTTCCACTGCTGATGACCTCGCTAGAGCGTACGATGACGAACTGATCGTCCTTCACGTCATGACCAAAGACCGGTTCGAGTCTCGAGGCCAGGACCGAACAGAGTACTACGTCGATGACGCCGCTCGCGAGGCGCGCGAGATGGCTCGAGAGGCCGCGGCCGACGTTCTCGATTCGACCGACCGGGTCGTCGCTCGCGGACGCGTCGGCGACCCGACGGCGGAAATTCTCGAGGTTGCCGACCGCGTCTCGGCCCGGTATCTCGTTCTCGGCGGACGCAAGCGGTCGCCAGTCGGGAAGGCGCTGTTCGGAAGCACCACGCAATCGATTCTCTTGGAAGCAACGACTCCGGTGGTCACCGTTATGGATGAAGAATGA
- a CDS encoding acyl-CoA thioesterase — translation MSFTRTWTVRFSDTDPFGIAHYPRMIDAVHESSDMLMESIGWPFWELSQNEGIGLPLVSMDFDFKGQVEAGDAVEIEVTPTVGETSVQFDYTATHDGEIVFDGTEHRVCVPVGGDSGVALPDGLRNSLETVDTRYEDH, via the coding sequence ATGAGTTTTACGAGAACCTGGACTGTTCGGTTTTCGGATACGGATCCGTTCGGTATCGCTCACTACCCGCGCATGATCGACGCGGTTCACGAATCCTCGGACATGCTCATGGAATCGATCGGATGGCCGTTCTGGGAGCTCTCCCAGAACGAGGGAATCGGCTTGCCGCTCGTCTCGATGGATTTCGACTTCAAAGGGCAGGTTGAGGCAGGTGACGCCGTCGAGATCGAGGTGACGCCAACGGTTGGCGAAACGAGCGTTCAGTTCGACTACACGGCCACCCACGACGGCGAGATCGTATTCGACGGAACCGAACACCGGGTCTGTGTTCCCGTCGGCGGCGACAGTGGAGTGGCCCTCCCCGATGGGCTTCGGAACTCACTGGAAACCGTCGACACGCGGTACGAAGACCATTAG
- the crcB gene encoding fluoride efflux transporter CrcB has translation MEAAHLLGTGGAIGAVLRYLVDQKLAHDRFPISTLVVNVVGSFALGLVVFVGFSHEAVLFVGTGACGSFTTYSSFSVQTVQLWETGDRVQAVIYAGGTLSSCLLAAGGAVGIAMVLPF, from the coding sequence ATGGAGGCTGCCCATCTTCTCGGGACCGGCGGCGCAATCGGCGCTGTACTTCGATATCTCGTCGACCAGAAACTCGCTCACGACCGGTTCCCGATATCGACGCTCGTCGTCAATGTCGTAGGCAGCTTTGCACTCGGGCTGGTCGTGTTCGTCGGGTTCAGTCACGAGGCCGTTCTCTTCGTTGGGACTGGAGCGTGTGGGTCTTTTACGACATATTCGTCGTTTTCCGTCCAAACTGTCCAGTTGTGGGAGACGGGTGATCGCGTTCAGGCGGTGATCTACGCAGGCGGGACGTTGAGTTCGTGTCTGCTCGCTGCTGGTGGCGCAGTTGGTATCGCGATGGTACTGCCGTTTTGA
- a CDS encoding fluoride efflux transporter FluC, giving the protein MAHSRTLEHLEAMLVVGIGGFGGSNLRYAVELFVPSSLAATALVNVLGSLALGFLIYESRLTGTISETSRTLIATGFIASFTTYSTFVVDALTTTPALAVGYIIGSYALGFGAVLVGREGARWLRSVTPPTPEVSD; this is encoded by the coding sequence ATGGCACACTCACGCACTCTCGAACATCTCGAGGCGATGCTCGTAGTCGGAATCGGCGGGTTCGGCGGCTCGAACCTCCGGTACGCCGTTGAACTGTTCGTTCCGAGTTCACTGGCGGCGACGGCACTGGTCAACGTCCTCGGAAGCCTGGCGCTTGGATTTCTCATCTACGAGAGTCGCTTGACTGGAACGATCTCCGAGACCAGTCGAACACTCATTGCCACCGGGTTCATCGCGTCTTTTACTACCTACAGTACGTTCGTCGTCGATGCGCTCACGACCACGCCGGCACTGGCGGTTGGATACATCATCGGAAGTTATGCGCTTGGCTTCGGCGCGGTTTTGGTGGGCCGAGAAGGTGCACGATGGCTGCGTAGTGTCACACCCCCCACACCGGAGGTGAGCGATTGA
- a CDS encoding lysylphosphatidylglycerol synthase transmembrane domain-containing protein encodes MRRSIRFLLGTCAGSAILGGYLYTVGAETVLARMTTVAPWALGIVAVLVVLEGIADGIGVWASIAPLGDGLSGSKSVQFALAGDFFDTLSPAGPVSSEPIMARFFSVETGTGYAEALGVRSTAKYVKSATQVLVSGLLGIFLLVDTPNATPILLTLGGSLAGLVVFGGVVLWSRTQLSSALVVVLTPIVARISGLYREQPYGRDFVAAGVERYWSRLVGFRETPGLLALIAIGGLVEQLLTAAALWVAFAGLGVDSVFLPILVIIPLPQIASVVPIPGSLGAYDLLLGGALVVVTGVPTAVATAAVLLVRTLTLPFSAIAGGVCVSYLRGWRLRGDAA; translated from the coding sequence GTGCGACGATCGATTCGGTTCCTTCTCGGTACGTGTGCGGGCAGCGCCATACTCGGCGGCTACCTCTATACGGTCGGCGCAGAGACCGTTCTCGCTCGGATGACTACCGTCGCCCCGTGGGCGCTTGGAATCGTCGCCGTGCTGGTCGTCCTCGAGGGAATCGCGGATGGGATCGGCGTCTGGGCCTCGATTGCACCGCTGGGTGATGGACTGTCGGGGAGCAAAAGCGTCCAATTCGCGCTCGCCGGCGACTTCTTCGATACGCTCAGTCCAGCGGGTCCGGTGAGTTCAGAGCCGATCATGGCCCGGTTTTTCAGCGTCGAGACGGGAACGGGCTATGCCGAGGCGCTCGGCGTTCGATCGACCGCGAAATACGTTAAATCGGCAACGCAGGTCCTCGTCTCCGGCCTCCTCGGCATATTTTTGCTCGTCGATACACCCAATGCAACGCCCATTTTGCTCACGCTCGGCGGTTCGCTCGCCGGCCTCGTGGTGTTCGGTGGCGTCGTCCTCTGGTCACGAACCCAACTCTCGAGCGCCCTCGTCGTCGTTCTCACCCCGATCGTCGCGCGGATTTCAGGCCTGTATCGAGAACAGCCGTACGGTCGAGATTTCGTCGCGGCGGGCGTTGAGCGATATTGGAGCCGTCTCGTTGGCTTTCGCGAGACACCAGGATTGCTTGCCCTCATTGCGATTGGCGGACTCGTCGAACAGTTGTTGACTGCAGCCGCACTCTGGGTCGCGTTCGCTGGATTAGGTGTCGACAGCGTCTTTCTTCCGATACTCGTGATTATTCCGCTGCCACAGATCGCAAGCGTTGTGCCGATTCCCGGCAGTCTCGGGGCGTACGATCTGTTGCTCGGCGGGGCGTTGGTGGTGGTCACCGGTGTTCCAACTGCCGTTGCGACGGCGGCGGTCCTCCTCGTTCGAACCCTCACGCTCCCCTTCAGTGCAATCGCCGGCGGCGTTTGCGTCTCGTATCTGCGCGGCTGGCGGTTGCGAGGGGACGCGGCTTAA
- a CDS encoding MFS transporter — translation MSQEQVTVDADEPSPLDTVRQFFALERDVLVLSLAMFAFSLGFQMTNRFLPEYMTALGATGFVVGLFGTVGNVISAVYPYPGGAISDRLGSRYALTVFGLVSTLGFVVWLVAPNVGAITLGGVTIQPWVWIFVGLLLAQAWKSFGLGATFAVVKQATDPSRLAAGFASTETFRRTAFFIGPVLAAVLIGLEADFAVSFQYVLGVAVVFGVLGTVAQHVLYDASEDSFGDSFDGLEQIRRDLRTMPDPLRPLLIGDTLVRFANGMVYVFFVLVITQFYEVGLETTVSLAGFSYAIDLSPAAFFGYLLGIEMLVALLSMIPAAKIAERVGLKPVVALGFAVYALFPIVLIAGPDVLAPFMALSWAMILIFAFSGLRFAGLPSHKALIVGPAEQGSGGRVTGTYYLLRNTIVIPSAALGGYLWEFVSPGLAFTIAAVIGVIGTGYFLVFGKEFDAYV, via the coding sequence ATGAGTCAAGAACAGGTGACTGTCGACGCAGATGAGCCGAGCCCGCTTGATACCGTTCGACAGTTCTTCGCCCTCGAGCGGGACGTGCTCGTACTGTCGCTCGCGATGTTCGCGTTCAGTCTGGGCTTTCAGATGACCAACCGATTTCTCCCCGAGTATATGACCGCGCTCGGGGCGACTGGGTTCGTGGTCGGTCTGTTCGGAACCGTCGGAAACGTCATTTCGGCGGTGTATCCCTATCCAGGTGGAGCCATCTCGGATCGGCTCGGCTCGCGATACGCGCTGACCGTGTTCGGGTTGGTATCGACGCTCGGGTTCGTCGTCTGGCTCGTCGCTCCGAACGTCGGCGCGATTACCCTCGGAGGCGTCACGATTCAGCCGTGGGTCTGGATCTTCGTCGGCTTGCTCCTCGCGCAAGCCTGGAAATCGTTCGGACTGGGCGCAACGTTCGCAGTCGTAAAACAGGCGACTGACCCGTCGCGGCTCGCGGCTGGGTTCGCCAGTACCGAGACGTTCCGCCGAACCGCGTTCTTCATCGGGCCGGTGCTTGCAGCGGTTCTCATCGGCCTCGAGGCAGATTTCGCGGTCAGCTTCCAGTACGTACTCGGCGTTGCGGTCGTGTTCGGCGTCCTCGGGACGGTCGCACAGCACGTCCTCTATGATGCGAGCGAAGACTCCTTCGGCGATTCGTTCGACGGACTCGAACAGATCAGACGGGACCTGCGTACCATGCCCGATCCGCTGCGTCCGCTGCTCATCGGCGACACGCTCGTCAGGTTCGCCAATGGGATGGTCTACGTCTTCTTCGTGCTCGTTATCACGCAGTTCTACGAGGTCGGGCTCGAGACGACGGTGTCGCTGGCGGGGTTTTCGTACGCGATCGATCTCTCTCCCGCGGCGTTTTTCGGCTATCTCCTCGGCATCGAGATGCTGGTCGCGCTGCTGTCGATGATCCCCGCAGCGAAGATTGCAGAGCGAGTCGGTCTCAAACCCGTTGTTGCACTCGGGTTCGCGGTCTACGCGCTCTTTCCCATCGTGTTGATCGCCGGACCGGACGTGCTCGCTCCGTTCATGGCGCTCTCCTGGGCGATGATCCTCATCTTCGCGTTCTCCGGGCTTCGATTCGCGGGGCTGCCGTCACACAAAGCGCTCATCGTCGGCCCCGCTGAGCAGGGTTCCGGCGGGCGCGTCACGGGCACGTATTATCTCCTCAGGAACACGATCGTTATCCCGAGTGCCGCACTCGGCGGCTATCTCTGGGAGTTCGTCAGTCCCGGACTCGCGTTCACGATCGCGGCCGTCATCGGCGTGATCGGAACCGGCTACTTCCTCGTGTTCGGCAAGGAGTTCGACGCGTACGTCTGA
- a CDS encoding alpha-ketoacid dehydrogenase subunit beta — protein sequence MSERLRMIEAVRETLRSELERDDDVVVYGEDIGRAGGVFRATEGLMEAHPNRVFDAPAAEAGIVGVGVGLAATGLRPVPEIQFQSFLYQGFHQLVQHVARMRSRTRGTITCPMTIRTPYGGGIHALELHSESFEAGFAHVPGLQVVFPSSPAETKGLLTSAIRDPDPVVFMEPTRLYRSFREEVPDEHEIPLGKARVVVNGDDLTVVAWGSMLRETLDAVEGVDASVEVIDPRTLYPLDAETIVESVKKTGRCVVVHEAPKSGGMAGEITARINERAFFYLEAPIERVTGYDVPVPFFAREDAYVPDTERITAGIHRALNSG from the coding sequence ATGTCTGAACGGCTCCGAATGATCGAGGCGGTTCGGGAGACGCTACGCTCGGAGCTGGAGCGTGACGACGACGTGGTCGTCTACGGAGAGGATATCGGGCGCGCCGGCGGGGTGTTCAGGGCGACCGAAGGGCTGATGGAAGCGCACCCGAACCGGGTCTTCGACGCGCCGGCCGCGGAGGCGGGTATCGTCGGCGTCGGCGTCGGGCTCGCCGCCACCGGACTGCGACCGGTTCCGGAGATCCAGTTTCAGAGCTTCCTCTACCAGGGATTTCACCAACTCGTCCAGCACGTCGCCCGCATGCGAAGTCGCACTCGCGGAACGATCACCTGTCCGATGACGATCCGGACGCCCTACGGCGGCGGCATCCACGCACTCGAACTCCACTCCGAGAGCTTCGAGGCCGGGTTTGCCCACGTCCCTGGACTGCAGGTCGTCTTCCCCTCCTCGCCGGCTGAGACGAAAGGGCTGCTCACGTCGGCGATCCGCGATCCCGATCCGGTCGTGTTCATGGAACCGACGCGGCTGTACCGGTCGTTTCGTGAGGAGGTCCCTGATGAACACGAGATTCCACTCGGCAAGGCACGTGTCGTTGTGAATGGCGATGATCTTACGGTCGTCGCCTGGGGGTCGATGCTCCGAGAAACGCTCGACGCTGTCGAGGGCGTCGACGCGAGCGTGGAGGTCATCGATCCGCGGACGCTGTACCCGCTCGACGCCGAGACGATCGTCGAGTCAGTAAAAAAGACCGGCCGGTGTGTCGTCGTTCACGAAGCGCCGAAGTCCGGCGGCATGGCTGGGGAGATTACTGCGCGCATCAACGAGCGGGCGTTTTTCTACCTCGAGGCCCCAATCGAACGGGTAACCGGCTATGACGTGCCGGTCCCCTTCTTTGCGCGCGAGGACGCATACGTTCCCGATACCGAACGAATCACGGCAGGGATCCACAGGGCTCTCAATTCGGGGTAA